The Microcaecilia unicolor chromosome 13, aMicUni1.1, whole genome shotgun sequence genome has a window encoding:
- the LOC115456559 gene encoding claudin-16-like isoform X1 → MEFQKEGAPGSQNRICRMGSELNLFSILCGAFAMASTIASLWTDCWQINSKGSVVLSTRCRGLWRECVWDKFVKIWTCDVYSSYLNPHPVTIIVTRALIITSSIVGPVAFICLLLGFKYFICCQELFSKQQFLALSAGLYFLVGISSSAGIIRYCIYVYYVHQYEVSLKIPGFPSFEYGYSLWMAVGGSLGAITTAVLSCYQVLRKQKPRTDVIKELNASKYSGGLEAVKTYV, encoded by the exons ATGGAATTCCAAAAAGAAGGTGCTCCAGGGTCACAGAACAGGATCTGCCGG ATGGGCAGTGAATTGAATTTGTTCTCCATTCTGTGTGGCGCTTTTGCAATGGCCAGCACCATCGCTTCCCTCTGGACAGACTGCTGGCAG ATTAACAGTAAAGGGTCAGTGGTTCTGAGCACTCGCTGCCGGGGGCTATGGAGGGAATGCGTCTGGGACAAGTTTGTGAAAATCTGGACTTGTGATGTCTACAGCTCCTATTTAAATCCTCATCCAG TTACCATTATTGTCACCCGAGCTCTGATTATCACTTCTAGTATAGTCGGGCCGGTTGCCTTCATCTGTTTGCTGCTGGGCTTCAAGTATTTCATCTGCTGTCAGGAACTTTTTTCTAAACAGCAGTTCCTTGCCCTGTCCGCAGGACTTTACTTCCTTGTCG GAATTTCCTCCTCTGCTGGTATCATAAGATACTGTATATATGTGTATTATGTTCATCAATATGAG GTGTCCTTAAAAATCCCAGGATTTCCCAGCTTTGAATATGGCTACTCCCTCTGGATGGCTGTAGGAGGCAGCTTAGGGGCCATAACCACAGCTGTCCTGTCCTGTTACCAGGTCTTACGCAAACAGAAACCCAGGACAGATGTGATCAAGGAACTGAATGCAAGCAAATACTCCGGTGGTCTGGAAGCAGTAAAAACATATGTCTAA
- the LOC115456559 gene encoding claudin-16-like isoform X2: MGSELNLFSILCGAFAMASTIASLWTDCWQINSKGSVVLSTRCRGLWRECVWDKFVKIWTCDVYSSYLNPHPVTIIVTRALIITSSIVGPVAFICLLLGFKYFICCQELFSKQQFLALSAGLYFLVGISSSAGIIRYCIYVYYVHQYEVSLKIPGFPSFEYGYSLWMAVGGSLGAITTAVLSCYQVLRKQKPRTDVIKELNASKYSGGLEAVKTYV, from the exons ATGGGCAGTGAATTGAATTTGTTCTCCATTCTGTGTGGCGCTTTTGCAATGGCCAGCACCATCGCTTCCCTCTGGACAGACTGCTGGCAG ATTAACAGTAAAGGGTCAGTGGTTCTGAGCACTCGCTGCCGGGGGCTATGGAGGGAATGCGTCTGGGACAAGTTTGTGAAAATCTGGACTTGTGATGTCTACAGCTCCTATTTAAATCCTCATCCAG TTACCATTATTGTCACCCGAGCTCTGATTATCACTTCTAGTATAGTCGGGCCGGTTGCCTTCATCTGTTTGCTGCTGGGCTTCAAGTATTTCATCTGCTGTCAGGAACTTTTTTCTAAACAGCAGTTCCTTGCCCTGTCCGCAGGACTTTACTTCCTTGTCG GAATTTCCTCCTCTGCTGGTATCATAAGATACTGTATATATGTGTATTATGTTCATCAATATGAG GTGTCCTTAAAAATCCCAGGATTTCCCAGCTTTGAATATGGCTACTCCCTCTGGATGGCTGTAGGAGGCAGCTTAGGGGCCATAACCACAGCTGTCCTGTCCTGTTACCAGGTCTTACGCAAACAGAAACCCAGGACAGATGTGATCAAGGAACTGAATGCAAGCAAATACTCCGGTGGTCTGGAAGCAGTAAAAACATATGTCTAA